One Plasmodium gaboni strain SY75 chromosome 1, whole genome shotgun sequence DNA segment encodes these proteins:
- a CDS encoding putative lysophospholipase (part of same gene as PGSY75_0102400B~gap found within coding sequence) translates to MDKNKLISKDDNYNEKVEVISRVDTFYNKYGLGIKNYSWIVKEAIAIIILIHGLGSSFRFGFLRHNVNIVDNIQATLIDSDNFYIYKNSWIEEFNKNGYSVYGIDLQGHGESDGIDNLRLHINDFDDFSYDIIDHIKKVYQSIMLENDNKDNLYNNNKMESMEKMP, encoded by the coding sequence atggataaaaataaattgatatcaaaagatgataattataatgaaaagGTTGAGGTAATATCTCGAGTTgatacattttataataaatatggattaggtataaaaaattattcatgGATAGTTAAAGAGGCGATTGctataataatattaatacatgGCTTAGGTTCAAGTTTTCGTTTTGGTTTTTTGAGACATAACGTAAATATAGTTGATAATATACAAGCTACATTAATTGATAGtgataatttttatatttataaaaatagttGGATTGAagaatttaataaaaatggtTATTCTGTATATGGAATAGATTTACAAGGTCATGGAGAATCTGATGGGATTGATAATTTAAGACTTCATATAAATGATTTTGATGATTTTTCTTATGATATTATAGATCATATTAAAAAGGTATATCAATCTATTATGTtagaaaatgataataaggataatttatataataataataaaatggaAAGTATGGAAAAAATGCCTA
- a CDS encoding putative lysophospholipase (part of same gene as PGSY75_0102400A~gap found within coding sequence), with the protein KSLDTLHKHIDDIPRNIPILFFHARNDCLCYYPGLEIFYNRLVSDKKELVTLENNEHLVIMEPGNEKILQKILDWISKIYKKKDEDNYLKEEITLK; encoded by the coding sequence TAAATCTTTAGATACTTTACATAAACATATAGATGATATTCCTAGAAATATACCTATACTGTTTTTCCATGCGAGAAATGATTGTCTTTGTTATTATCCAGGTTTagaaattttttataacagATTAGTCAGtgataaaaaagaattagTAACCCTCGAAAATAACGAACATCTTGTTATTATGGAACCAggaaatgaaaaaattttacaaaaaattCTTGATTGGATTTcaaaaatttataaaaaaaaagatgaagataattatttaaaagaGGAAATCACTCTGAAgtga